From the genome of Leptolyngbyaceae cyanobacterium, one region includes:
- the pcrA gene encoding DNA helicase PcrA, with protein sequence MTTTTDYLSHLNISQRRAVEHFCGSLLVVAGAGSGKTRALTYRIANLILKHQVDPENILAVTFTNKAAREMKERIEKLFAARIAERETGKALESLSPQEQTKLRSQAAKTYIKPLWVGTFHSLCSRILRFDIEKYQDETGRKWTRNFSIFDESDVKSLIKDIVIKQLNLDDKKFDPNTVRYAISNAKNQGLTPQQFELDQPNYRGKVIAQVYSRYQAALAENNALDFDDLILIPVQLFKQNESVLGYWHRRFQHILVDEYQDTNRIQYDLIRLLVTNGENPKNFKNWQNRSVFVVGDVDQAIYSFRMADFRILLEFQEDFGDGLPDDDTRTMVKLEENYRSRENILQAANHLIENNTQRIEKILRATRGEGEPIFCYRADDELDEAEFVIQQLRQLERQQADLDLGSFAILYRTNAQSRPFEDALLRWGIPYTMVGGLKFYDRKEIKDSLAYLRLVVNPSDTVSLLRVINTPRRGIGKATIDNLMNAAQELGVPLWEILSDETSVNTIAGRAAKSITKFVELIEKWKLQLEVLSASQIVQGIMEDSGYVDDLKKQGTDESENRLENVFELFNAVLQFEEENDEPSLENFLANASLSSDLDNLEEGQKAVSLMTLHSAKGLEFPVVFLVGLEQGLLPHGRSLDDPAGLEEERRLCYVGITRAQERLYITHARERRLWGNRETAITSQFLAELPKDLLSGKVGTTIRGGGTSLGRKSPTPKPSDESNVSATPGQNWKVGDRIIHKTFGVGEISHIFGAGNKLCLAVKFPSVGQKILDPKIAPLQKVK encoded by the coding sequence ATGACTACTACCACTGACTACCTCAGCCATCTCAATATCAGTCAACGCCGCGCCGTGGAACATTTCTGCGGTTCTTTGCTAGTTGTGGCGGGTGCCGGTTCCGGTAAAACGAGGGCGCTTACTTATCGGATCGCAAATTTAATTTTAAAGCATCAAGTCGATCCGGAAAATATCCTGGCAGTGACTTTTACTAATAAAGCGGCGCGGGAGATGAAAGAACGGATCGAAAAGTTGTTTGCAGCCAGGATCGCGGAACGCGAGACTGGTAAGGCTTTGGAGTCGCTGTCACCCCAAGAACAAACGAAATTGCGATCGCAAGCAGCAAAAACATATATCAAACCGTTATGGGTGGGTACTTTCCATAGTTTATGCTCTAGAATTCTCAGATTTGATATTGAAAAATATCAAGACGAAACAGGACGCAAGTGGACGCGCAACTTTTCAATTTTTGATGAGTCCGATGTCAAAAGTTTAATTAAAGATATTGTTATTAAACAGTTAAACTTAGACGATAAAAAATTCGATCCCAACACCGTGCGTTATGCCATCAGCAATGCCAAAAACCAAGGTTTAACACCTCAACAATTTGAACTCGATCAACCTAATTATCGCGGCAAAGTAATTGCCCAAGTTTACAGCCGATATCAAGCAGCGTTAGCAGAAAATAACGCCCTTGATTTCGATGACTTAATTTTGATTCCCGTTCAATTATTTAAACAAAACGAATCGGTTTTAGGTTATTGGCATCGCCGCTTTCAACATATTTTAGTAGATGAATACCAGGATACTAACCGCATCCAATACGACCTAATTCGGTTACTAGTTACGAACGGAGAAAACCCCAAAAACTTCAAAAACTGGCAAAATCGCTCGGTATTCGTAGTTGGTGATGTTGACCAAGCGATTTACTCCTTCCGCATGGCAGATTTTCGCATTTTGTTGGAATTTCAAGAAGACTTCGGCGACGGTTTGCCAGATGACGATACCCGCACGATGGTAAAATTAGAAGAAAATTACCGTTCTAGAGAAAATATCCTGCAAGCTGCCAATCACTTAATCGAAAATAACACGCAACGGATTGAAAAAATACTGCGTGCAACTAGAGGAGAAGGAGAACCAATTTTTTGTTATCGTGCTGATGATGAACTGGATGAAGCAGAATTTGTCATCCAACAACTTCGCCAATTAGAACGACAACAAGCAGATTTAGATTTAGGTAGTTTTGCGATTCTTTATCGCACCAACGCACAATCTCGTCCGTTTGAAGATGCGCTGTTGCGTTGGGGTATTCCTTACACGATGGTAGGGGGGTTGAAGTTTTACGATCGCAAAGAAATTAAAGATTCTCTTGCATATTTGCGGTTAGTTGTCAATCCATCCGATACCGTTAGTTTGCTGCGAGTAATCAACACCCCTCGACGGGGAATCGGTAAAGCTACTATAGACAACCTGATGAATGCAGCGCAAGAATTAGGCGTTCCATTGTGGGAAATTCTCAGCGATGAAACATCGGTTAATACTATTGCCGGACGCGCTGCCAAATCAATTACTAAATTCGTCGAATTAATTGAAAAATGGAAACTACAATTAGAAGTACTTTCGGCATCGCAAATAGTGCAGGGAATCATGGAAGACTCTGGCTATGTTGATGATTTGAAAAAGCAAGGTACTGATGAATCAGAAAATCGATTAGAAAACGTCTTTGAATTGTTTAACGCAGTGCTGCAATTTGAAGAAGAAAATGACGAACCGAGTTTAGAAAATTTCTTAGCTAATGCTTCCTTATCTTCCGACTTAGATAACTTAGAAGAAGGACAAAAAGCCGTTTCTTTAATGACACTCCACTCTGCCAAAGGCTTAGAATTTCCGGTAGTATTTCTAGTCGGATTGGAACAAGGCTTGTTACCCCACGGACGCAGTTTAGACGATCCGGCTGGATTAGAAGAAGAACGGCGTTTGTGTTATGTTGGCATCACTCGCGCTCAAGAAAGATTGTACATCACTCACGCACGAGAAAGACGTTTATGGGGTAATCGAGAAACTGCAATTACTTCCCAATTTTTAGCAGAATTACCAAAAGATTTATTAAGTGGAAAAGTAGGTACGACGATTCGCGGTGGCGGGACGAGTTTAGGGAGAAAATCACCAACGCCAAAACCATCGGATGAAAGTAACGTTTCTGCCACTCCCGGACAAAATTGGAAAGTAGGCGATCGCATTATTCACAAAACATTTGGTGTAGGAGAAATCAGCCATATTTTCGGTGCGGGAAATAAACTTTGTTTGGCGGTGAAATTTCCCAGCGTCGGGCAAAAAATTCTCGATCCGAAAATAGCACCATTGCAAAAAGTCAAGTAG